The genomic stretch GGATCGCGGAGGCGGTCGGGCTGGCGGCGACCGCGTCGTAGAACCGATCGCAGATGCCGTGGTAGTGCTGCGCCAGCACCGGCGGCAGCGCCGCGAGCCGGTCGCTGTCGGCGTCGGTGAAGCCGACGTAGGCCTTGCACTCCTCGAAGAAGTCGTTCACTCGCGGCTCGTCGGGGTGCCTGGGATGAGCGGCGGATCGTCGGGCCGGGCGCCGGCCTTGCGGTTCGCGACCTCGACCTCGGAGCGCGGCGCGGCGTTGTACTCGTGGAGCCGGTACTGGATGGTGCGGACGCTGACCCCGAGCATCTCGGCGGCCTTCGAGGTCGAGCCGCCGGTGGCCCGGAGCGTCTCGAGGATCGCGTAGCGCTCGAGCTGGGCCAGCGTCGAGCCCGGGATCGTCGGCAGGCCCGGCTGGATCGGGGTGCCCGGGCGGACGTTGGCCGGCAGGTGGCGGGGCTCGATGCGCGGCCCCTGCACCATGACGACCGCGCGCTCGATCGCGTTCTCGAGCTCGCGGACGTTGCCGGGCCAGTCGTGGGACATCAGCAGCGCCAGGGTCTCGGGCGCCAGCTCGGTCACGCCCTTGCCGTTCTCCTTGGCGAAGCGATCGAGGAAGAACTTCGCCAGGGTCGGGATGTCGGTCTTGCGCTCGCGCAGCGACGGCATGTGCAGGCTGACGACGTTGAGCCGGTAGAACAGATCCTCGCGGAAGCGCCCGCGGGCGACCTCCTCGGTCAGGTCGCGGTTGGTCGCCGCGACGATGCGCACGTCGACCCGGATGGTCTGCCCGCCGCCGACCCGCTCGAACTCGTGCTCCTGCAGGAACCGCAAGAGCTTGACCTGCAGCGCCGGCGAGATCTCACCGATCTCGTCGAGGAACAGGGTGCCGCCGTGGGCCTGCTGGAACCGGCCGTCGCGCCGGGCGACCGCGCCGGTGAACGCCCCGCGCTCGTGGCCGAACAGCTCGCTCTCGAGCAGGCTCTCGGCCAGCGCCGCGCAGTGCAGCTTGACGAACGGGCCGGCGGCGCGCGGCGACCGGTCGTGGATGGCGTTGGCGACCAGCTCCTTGCCGGTGCCGCTCTCGCCGGTGATGAGGATCGTCGCGCGGCTGGGCGCGGCCTGGTCGATCACCTCGAAGATGCGCTGCATCGCCGGGCTGTCGCCGATGATGTTGGCGGGGGCGACCCGGTCGCGGACCCGCTGGCGCAGCTGGCGGGTCTCGCGGCGCAAGGCCTGGTGCTCCAGGACCCGGGTCAGAGAAACCAGGAGCTCGTCGATGTTGATCGGCTTGGTCAGGTACTCGCTGGCGCCGGCGCGCATCGCGTCGACCGCGGACTGGACAGCGCCGAACGCAGTCATCACCACAACGACCGGCGGGTCCTCGAGGGCCCGCAGGCGCTTGACCAGCTCGATGCCGTCCATGCCGGGCATCTTCAGGTCGGTCACCACGACATCAGGTGCGAACGCCTCGACCTTGCCCAGCGCCTTGAAGGCGTCGGCCGCAGTCTCGACGTCGAACCCCTCTTCGGACAACAGCTCGGCCAGCGCGGTCCGAGCGTTTACCTCGTCGTCCACGACTAGAATTCGACCGGGAGCCACGGGGCGCTTCAACAGCCAGAATCATGCCAGGGTTGAGGGGGGGCGTCTCCGCAATCCCTGCGCGAATCGACACCTGCACCCAGGGGCTGCGCACCCGTTGCGCGCCGCCACCCGCCACCGCATGCCCTGCGCCAGGCACGGGTTGTGAAAGGGACCCCGGCATGTTCGCAGGTGCGGTCGTGCTCCCAACTGCCGAGGCCATCGCCGATCGCGCCATGGTCGCGCCTCGGTACACCAGCTATCCACCAGCCACGGCCTTCGGCCCGGTCAACGACCGGCTCGCCCTCGCCGAGCTGACCCGGCTCGGCAAGGTCGGCGCCCCACTGTCCCTGTACGTGCACGTGCCGTTCTGCCGGTCGCTGTGCTGGTACTGCGGCTGCAACGTCACGGTGACCCGGGCCCGGGACCGGGGCGATAGCTACGTCGACACGCTCGCGACCGAGATGGTGCGGGTGGCCCAGGCGCTCGACGCGCCGACCCCGGTCACCGAGATCTCGCTCGGCGGCGGCTCCCCGAACTTCCTCAAGCCGGGCGCCATGAGCGCGCTGGCGTCGGCGCTCGAGCGGTACTTCACGATCGCGCCCGACGCACGCCGCTCGATCGAGCTGGACCCGCGCGCGACCACCCCCGAGCAGATCGACGCGCTGGCCGCGGCCGGCTGGAATACGGTGTCGATCGGCGTCCAGGACTTCGACGCCCAGGTCCAGGAGATGATCGGGCGCCACCAGAGCGTGGCCGAGACCCGGGCCCTGGTCGAGCGCGTCCGGGCCGCCGGTGTTGACGACCTCAACATGGACCTGATCTACGGGCTGCCGCGCCAGACCGAGGAGTCGCTCTTGACCTCGATCGACGCGGTCGTCGAGCTCGGCCCCGATCGCATCGCGCTGTTCGGCTACGCCCACGTCCCCGAGATGCGCCCACACCAGCGGCTGCTCGAGCGCAAGGGCCGCCTGCCCGACCGCTACGAGCGCGCGGCGCTGGTGCTGGCGGCGTCGGCCCGCCTGCGCGCCGCCGGCTACGTCGCGCTCGGCCTCGATCACTTCGCCAAGCCGACCTCGCGCCTGGCCCAGGCCGCCGCGACCGGCCGCATGACCCGCAACTTCCAGGGCTACGCCGAGCGCCTCGCCGACGCCGTGATCGGCCTGGGCGCGTCGGCGATCTCGTCGACGCCGCGGGCCCACTGGCAGAACCACGCCGAGGTCGGCCCGTGGAGCGAGGCCCTGGCCAAGGGCGAGCTGCCGGTCCACCGCGGCCTGGCGTTGACCCACGACGACTGCATCCGCGGCGACGCCATCTCGACGCTGATGTGCACCGGCGAGCTCGACCTCGAGGCCTTCGGCAAGCGCTGGGACATCGACGCCGAGGGCTACTTCGCCGACGCGCTGACCGCGCTCGCCGACGACGCCGATCTGGCGACGGTCGACCGCGCCGCCCACCGGGTGGTCGCGACCCCGCTGGGCCAGGTGCTGATCCGCAACGTCTGCGCGCGCTTCGATCGCTACCACCAGCCCGGCACCCGCCGCGGCTCGGTGACGGTCTGACCCTCGCATCGCCTCTTGCCCAGGACTCGCACATGACCGACGACGCCGCCCCCCCGCGCCTGGTTCCGTCCTTCCCGACCGGCTCGACGTTCCTGATCGGCGTCGAGGTGTGCCTGTGGACCCTCTACACCGTCGGCCTGATCATGGTCATGGTCGTCGTGCTGATGACCTGAGCGGCCTCACGGTCGCATGGCTCACGGCCCGACCTGGGCCCGCAGATCGGCGGCGCGGCCAGCTGCGACCGCGCGCACCGTCGCGACCGTCTCCTCGAACCGGGCGTCGTCGATCTCCTTGCGGGGATCGAGGGCGACCAACGCCCGCGCCTGCGCGGCGTAGGCGTCGACCCGGGCCGGGAGGTCGAGCGTGTCGAGCCGATCGGCGACCGCCGCCAGCTCGACGCGGTAGGCGGCGCGGCACCCGGGGATCGCCAGGCATCGCTCGAGCACGAGGCCGCGGGCGTCGAAGATGTCGAGGGTCGGCTCGTGCGGCTTCCACGACATGTCCATGCCCCACGGCAGCAGGTAGAACTGGTCGCGGGTGGGCTCGTGGTAGGTGCGGAAGTTGTTGGGGCCGAACCGCGTGTAGCAGTAGCCGTCCCACTGCCAGACCGCCGCCTCGTAGGCGCAGTAGCGGAGGAACGCCGGCAGGTCGAGCACCGCGCCGACGTCGGCCTGGAACGTCGCGTCGGACGCGCCGGCGACGGCGGCGAACAGCCGGGTCAGGTCGGCCTTGTCGGCGACGGCCTCGTTGGTCTCGAGCTCGAACCCGTCCTCGTTGCCCGGCTCGAACTCGGCGCCGGTCTCCTCGTACAGGTTGCCGGACGGGTCGGCGAACCAGCGAGCCAGCAGGTGCCGGTCCTCGGTCTCGACGTTGATGTACAGGCCGTAGGCGGCGCCGTTGACGGTGACCCAGGCAGCGTTGGCGCGAGGCGCGGGCAGCGCGGCGCCGCGGTACAGATCGTAGGTCAGGCGCTCCGCCACCCACGATGGATCCTCGAGGGCGTTGTTGAGGGTCATCCGGGCCAGGCCGTGGAAGCGCTGGCCCGGGACGAACGCGTCGAACTTGAGCTTCCAGGCCGCCTTCGCCGACAGCGGCCGGAAGTTCCACTCGCCCTTGATGTGGACGCCGATGTCGGTGACGACCTCGGCGCCGTAGCGCAGGGTCGCGCGGGCGTAGGTGCGCGGATCGGTCTCGAGCGCGGCCACGGCCGCCGGGTCGAGCGTCAGCTCGAAGCGCGGCACCACCGCCGGATCGTAGAGCTCGGCGCTCGGGTCGAAGGGCACGGCGTCGGGGCCAGGCCCGGCGTCGGCGCTGTCGGCCGGCGCGGCGCCACAGGCGACGGTGAGCACGCACGCGATCGCGGTCCAGCGCATCGCGCCGAGCGTACCGCGACCGCCGCTCGATCGGCGAAGTGTGATTTCATAGGCGGCGGATGGACGCTCCCGCCCCGGCCACGCTGGTTGTGTCGGCGACCCGCGCGACGTGGCTGGCGACCCACGGCAGCCACCCCAACGTCGTGCGGGTGCTCGGCGTGCACCACCTCGCGGCGGGCCCGCGCCTGATGATCGAGCAGGTGCCGGGCCGGGCCCTCGGCGCGCTGCTCGACGCCGCGTTCCCCGAGCGGCTGCCGCTGCCCGAGCTGCTGGCGATCACCCGCGACTGCGCGCGCGGCCTGCACTTCATCCACGAGCTGCGCGACGCGCGCGGCACCGCGGTCCGGCTCATCCACGGCACGCTCGCGCCCGAGCTGATCACCGTCGGCGACGACGGCGTCGGCCGGGTCGCCGGGCTCGAGCGCCTGTGCGCGACCCGCGGCGCGCCCCGCCCCGATCCGCGGTACGCCGCGCCGGAGCAGCGCGCCGACGGCGCGCCGGTCGACCGCCGGGTCGACGTGTTCGCGCTCGCGGCCACGCTGCTGCGCGCCGCCACCGGCCTGAAGCTGCGCGACGGCGCGATCCCGGTGCCGACGTCGCAGGCGGTGCCGTACGTGCCGCAGTCGATCGAGGACGTGCTGCGCAAGGCGCTGGCGCCCGATCCGGCCAAGCGCTTCCAGACCGCCGAGGAGCTGCGGTCCGCGCTCGAGCGGTGTGTCATCAACGAGGGCCTCGGCGCGGGGCCGGATCAGGTCGCCGCGATGATCCACCGCTACCTGCCCGAGCAGGTGCCGGCGCCGACGCCGCTGCCGCCGCGGCCCGATCACAGCCTGTGGGCGCCCAGGGGCGCCGCCGCCGGCGCGCCGCGGTGGATGCCGGTCGAGTCGGTCCTCGATCGCAGCGAGCCGAGCAGCGCCAGCGGCTTCGACGTGATCTCGGTGTCGGTCCCTCGACCGATGACGCGCCCGCCGCCCGCGCGGCCGGGCCCCAACGCGCTGGTGCCGGCCGCGGCCCCGGTCGCGCCGACGATGACCGTGGCCGCGCTCGACGAGGCCACCGAGATCGCGCAGGTGCCGGTCGTGCCGCCGAGCGCCGCTCCGCCGCCCCAGCCGCCCGGGCCGGGCGCGCCGACCGGGCGCGCGGGCCCGCCGTCGCGGCCGCCCCCGCACGCGGCCGCGGCCTTCATCGGGCTGCCGCCGCCGCCCGTCGGGGGCTTCGCGCCGCCGGCGCCGCCGCCCGCGCCCGCCGCCGCGGCCTTCATCGCCCTGCCGCCGCCGCCGCGCCGCCGCGCGCTGCTGCGCGACCCGCTGTTCCTGGTCGGCGTCGGGCTGGTGCTGTTCTTCGGCGCGCTGGTCGTGAGCTACCTGGCCGCGGGGTGAGCGCACGCGCACGCCGTGACCGTGCGCAGGTCCTGTTCTTCAGCGCGCTGGTCGTGAGCGACCTGACCGCAGGGTGAGCGCCGGGCGGCCACCGTCGGCCTTGCGCAGGTGTGAACGTTTCGTACAACCGGTGGTCGCGGTCACCTCGCGTGCGGCGGACGTCGCGACCGCGTGGCGGCAGCGATACAATCGTGTGACGTCGCGACCACGCGACGCGTCCCCTAGCTTGCCCGAGGTCTCCATGTCCGCTGGTCGTACGCTCGCCGCTCTCCTGTTCGTCGTCGGCGCCGCCGCGTGCGGGGACGACGCCCCGACCGACGGCCCCGACGCCGGACCGATCGTCTGCACGACGCCCCGGGCCCAGCGCTACCTGCCGCTCGAGGTCGGCGCCACCTGGACCTACCGCGTCACGCCGCTGGTCGGCACCCCGGTCGACAAGAGCACCACGGTCGAGGCGCTCGAGGACGTCGGCGGGGCCAAGACCGGCATCACCGCGCTGCGCGTGCGCACCGCCAAGACCGACGGCTTCACCGTCAGCTGGCAGGAGGACCGCTGCACCAGCATCACCCGCCACCGCGAGCAGACCTTCGACCTCGCCAACGTGATGAACGTCGACACGATCTACTCGCCCGACAAGATCCGCATCGACGAGACCCCCGCGCACCTGGCGATGGGCGCGAGCTGGCAGGTGGCGTACACCGAGGTCACGACCGACAGCGCGAACATCACGACGACGATCGCCAAGGACGAGACCTGGACGGTCGAGGCCACGGCCGAGTCGGTGACGGTGCCGTCGGGCACGTACACCGCGCTGCGCCTGCACAAGATCACCTCGGGCACGGCCGACAAGATGTACTGGTTCGTGGCGGGCGTCGGCAAGGTCAAGGAGACCGGCGACCAGACCGAGGAGCTGGTGTCCTTCACGTTGCCGTGAGGTCCGGCGTGTACGATCGCCGCGCCGTCCCCATGAAGCACCCGATCCCCGTCCTCGTCGCGCTCGCGCTCGCCGCGCCCGCCATCCCGTCGGCCCACGCCGACGACCCCACCAGCGCGCCGGCCGACGCGCCCGCCGACACCCCCGCAGCCGCACCTGCCGCGGCGGCCGACGCCGAGGCCGCGGCGGCCGACGCCGAGGCCGCAGCGGAAGCGGCGGCCGACGCCGAGGCGGTCGCGGCTGCGCACGAGCAGAAGAAGGCGGCCAAGACCGCGGCCAAGCGCAAGAAGGGCGATGACCTCAAGGTCACCGGCCGCGTGTTCGCGCGCGGGGCCGCCGCGGCCGAGGAGACCGCCCTCGGGCCCGGCGCCTGGGTCAGCGAGCTGACCCTCGCCAGCGCCCGCATCGGCGTCGAGTACCAGTGGCACGAGCAGGTCAAGGCCGAGGTCACGTTCGAGGCCGCGCGCGGCAGCGTGCGCGACGCCTACGTCGAGCTCGACCTCGATCACGGCCTGCGCGTCCGCGCCGGCCGCATGAAGCTGCCGGTCGGGGCGGTCGAGACGACGTCGTCGTGGACGCTGCCGACGATCGGCCGCGGCATGGTCGCCGACGTGCTCGCCGACGGCCTCGGCGCGACCGGGCGCCGCAGCGCGGTCGAGCTGCGCTGGCGCGGCCACGGGCCGTGGCGCCCGACCGTGACGGCGGCGGTCGCCCAGGGCGTGCGCACGATCGGCGGTCAGCAGCCCGGGCTGGTCGCCGACGGCGGCGCGCTGACCGTGGCCGCGCGCGCCGCGGTCGAGCCGTCCTCGACGGCCTCGGTCGCCGTGGTCGGCGCGTCGCGGGTCGTCAACTACGGCAGCGCGGTCGGGCGCTACTGGAACGTCGGCCTCGAGGTCGAGGTCGATCTGGCCGCGGTCGGCGCCGGCCTGCGGCTGTGGGGCGACGCGATCTACGGCACCAGCCACGTCGGCGTGGCGCAGCTCGGCGACGCCGATCGCCCCTTCGCCGCGGCCGAGCTGGTGGCCGGCTACCGCCTCGGTGGCCACGCTCGGAACGCGCGCTATTTCGAGCCGTACCTCGGCCTGGGCTGGCTCAACCCGGTCGCGGATCGCGCGCGCGACGACGCCACCGAGATCACCGTCGGCGTCGCCGGCGGCCTGTGGCGGCGCTGGCGCGCGCAGGGTCAGTTCGCGTACCAGAACGCCCGGTCGCTGCGGCCGGCCGGCCTGCTCGGCACCGCGGACATCAACGACAAGCAGACCATCAGCGTCCAGCTCGGCACCGCGTTCTGAAATCGGAGCCGGAGCCGGAGCCGGCATCGGAGCCGGAGCCGGAGCCGGAGCCGGAGCCGGAGCCGGAGCCGGAGCCGGCATCGGAGCCGGAGCCGGAACCGGAACCGGAGCCGGAACCGGAGCCGGAGCCGGAACCGGAACCGGAGCCGGAGCCGGAGCCGGAGCCGGAGCCGGAACCGGAGCGGCCGGCGCATCGGAGCCAGGCCGGAGCCGGAGCCGGAGCCGGAGCCGGAGCCGGAACCGGAACCGGAACCGGAGCCGGCCCCCGCGCCAGAGCTGGCGCCGACGTCGAGACCGGATCCGGGCCGGTTAGTTGGGCGGAGCGATCGTCGGGTGTACGATCTGGCGGTGTGACGCTGGTCGTCTTGGCGCTGGCCGACGTCGGTCTCGGGATCCCCACGCAGGAGGGCCTCGAGCGCCTCGGCCGTGACGTGCGCTGGACCCCGGCCCAGGCCGGCGGCCCCGACGGCTCGCTCGACCCGGCCCCGGACGTGGTCGTCGTCGACGCCGACGGCGACGGCGACGCGCTGGCGGCGGCGGTCGCGGCCTGGCGCGCGCTCGACCCGCCACCGGGCATCCTCGGCCTCGGCATGACCCAGGCGGCGGCGGCCCACACGACCGCGTGCCGGATCCCGCTGTGCTCGCCGAGCGCCAGCCCGCTCGAGCTCGCGGCGGCCATCGACAGCGCCGCGCGGATGCGCCTGGCCGCCGGGCTCAGCCCGGGCCTGGCCCGGCGCGCGCTGGGCCTGCCGCCCGACGCGCCCCTGGCGCAGGTCACCGCGGCGGCGCGCACCGTCGACGTCGAGCTGGCCCGCGCCGCGCTGCGCTGGCACGCGCTGGCCTACGCCACCGCCACCGACGTCGTGGCCGAGCTGCGCTCGGCGCGCGCGCTGATCGTCCCCGAGATCGAGACCCTCGGTCACCTGTCCGGGATCCGGACCGTCCAGTCGATCGTCCGCGCCGGCCCGCTCGATCCGTACGCGACCGCCCGGCTCCTGTGGGTGCTGGGCTCGCTGGGCGCGATCGAGTTCTCGCCCGAGCCGATCGACACGGCCACGCCGGCGCGGCGCGGCCTGACCGAGCTGCGGGCCCACCTGCGGGCGCGGACCGAACGCCTGAGCCGGGCCACGTTCTACGACGTGCTCGAGGTGCCGCCGGCGGCCGAGACCGAGGACATCATGACCGCCGTCGCGCTGCTCGAGCGCCGCTACGGCCTCGGGGCCACCAGCGGCCACGACCTCGGCGACTGCGCCGCGCTGGCCGGGCCGTGCTGGGATCAGGTCGAGCGCGCGCGCAAGGTGCTGCTCGACATCGCGTCGCGCGGTCGCTACAACGACTGGCTGCGCGACCACTGGGCGGACATCCGGACCGCGTGGGCGGTCGACACCAGCACCACCCGCGCCGCGGGCGAGGCCTACGCCCGGGCCCAGCAGGCGCTGGCCGCGGGTGATCCGCACCGGGCGCTGTCGGAGGCGGCCGCGGCGGCCCGACACCACCCGGCCACCCCGACTACGAGACCGGCCTGGCCTGGGCCCGTTACCGGGTCGAGGTGATCGGCGGCGCCGACGCCGCGGCCGCCGCCCGACGCGAGCGCCTGGCCGCGACCCGCGCGACCCGCGGCGTGCGGCCGTGGCCCCGGGCCATGGTGGCGCTGGCGCTCCTGTGCGTCGCCGATCGCGACGTCGACAGCGCGCGCTGGCACCTGCGCGAGGTGCTCGCGATCGATCCGACGTCCCCGGCGGCGCGCCAGCTGATGACGCGCCTGGGCGGGTGAGCTCAGCGCCGATCGGTCTTTCGGGCGAGGTCAGGGCTCGCCCGAGGGACGACGCGCGCCGGGCGAGTCCACGCACGCGACGCCCCCTGCACCTGCCGTGGCCTGGCGACAGCCCGCCCGCGCGACTCAGCGCAGGTCGTGGCCGCTGCGCCAGGTCTCGAGCAGCAGATCGAGCAGCTGGTCGTCATCGACGGCGAGCCAGACCACCGCCGCCACCGCCGCCAGCACCGCGAGCGCGAAGCCGATCCGGACGACGACGCCCGGGCGCGCCCACGCCCGCGTCACCGCCCCCGCGGTCCACGCCAGGGTCACCGCCCCCAGCAGGATGTGCTCGACCGCGCGCGCCGCCATCGGGTTGCCGGTCTCGGCCACCAGCGCCAGGCCGAGCGCGACCGGCGCCAGGTAGGCGACCTCGACCGGCGGCGGCCACAGCCCGCGCGCGGCCGCGCGCCACGAGCGCCGGTGCACCCGTAGCACGACCGCCGCGGCCACCGCGAGCGCGACGAGCAGCCCCCACGCCAGCAGCCGCAGCCGGCGCCGCCCGGCGCGCCGCGCGACCTCGACCGCCAGCTCGTCCCGGGCCGCCGCGGCCGCGTCGTCGGGCGGGGTCAGCGCCGCGATCAGCCGGCGGGCCCGCGCGAAGTCGCCGGCGGCGGCGGCGAGATCGGCCTGGGCCAGCTCGGCGCGGAACCGCTCGCGCGGCCCCGGCGCCGCGGCCGCCGCGCGCGCCAGCCAGGTCGCCGCGCGATCGCGCTCGCCGATGCGGCCCCACGCCTCGCCCAGCCACAGCGCCGCCGCGAACCAGCGCGGGTAGTCGAGGTGCTCGTCGAGCATGGCCGCCAGGGCCGCGAGCGCGGCGTGCGGATCTTCGGCGGCGCCGGCCGCGCGCACCAGCCGCTCGTGCTCGGCGGCGAGCGCGTCGAAGCGCCCGTCTCGCCCGCCCGCGGCGACCAGCGCGTCGAGCCGCGCCTGGGCCCGCCGCGCCAGCCGACCGTCGGCGTGCTCGGCGACGATCCGGCCCCACAGCGCGCGCGCCCCCGTCAGATCGCCCGCCTGCTCGGCCAGCGCCGCGGCCTCGGCCAGCGCGTCGTCGGCCCAGCGCCCGGTCGGCGCCGCCGCGGCCAGGGCCTCGAACGCGGCGCGCGCGCCGACGGCGTCGCCGGCGGCCAGGCGCTGCGCCGCCGCGGTGAACGCGGCCTGATCGGTCGCGTCGTCGGCGCGGCTCCGCCCGCCGAGCGCGACGACGATCGCCAGCACCAGCGCCGCGCCCGCCCACCAGCGGATCACGGGCGGACGATCGTGAAGGCGTCGACCGCCGCGCCCGACTGGTCGAACGCCTCGAACGCCAGCTGCGCGGCCCGCACGCGCGCGACCGTCGCCGAGTGCAGCGACGCCGAGGTCTGGGTCCAGAAGTCGGACCCGTTCTCGTAGAGCTCGGCCCCGGCCCCGCCCGAGACCACGTAGATCGTGCCGTCGGCCGCGCTGGCGGCGACCTGGTTGCCGCGCATCGGCTTGGTGCGCTCGTAGTCGTGGTCGTGGCCGTTGAGCACCAGATCGACCTGGGCCTGATCGAAGATCGGCGCCCAGGTGTCGCGCAGGGTCGTGTCCGACCCGTGGCGGGTCGAGGCCGAGTAGACCGGGCGGTGGTGGTTGACGATCAGCCATGGCGCGGAGGCGTGGGCCGCCAGGTCGGCGGTGAGGAACGCCGGGATCTTACCCGTCAGGTCGGCCAGCTGCTCGGGGGTGTCGTTGACGACGACCAGGTGGGCGTGGCCGTAGTCGAAGCTGTAGTTCTCCTCGTCGCCCGGCATCGCCAGCTGGGCGTAGTAGTTGGGCGCGTTGATGTCGTGGTTGCCGTGGACCGACACCACCGGCACTCGCGTGAACAGCGGCTCGGCGGCGATGAAGAACTCGTCCCACTCGCGCTGCTGCTGGCCCAGGGTCACCGCGTCGCCCGAGAACACGATCACGTCCGGCGCGCGCGCGATCAGCTGATCGACGACCTGGGCCCAGACGTCGTAGCCGTCGCGGCTGTCGCCGACCGCGCCGATCGTCACCTCGGCGTCGGGCGTCAGCGCCGGATCGGGCGCGGTCCGGAACTGGTACGTCGGCGACGTGACCCCGGGGGCGGCCTCGATCTGGTAGCTGTAGACCGTGTCGGCGGTGAGCCCGCACAGGTGGGCCTCGTGCATGCGCACGATCGCGCCGTTGCCGAAGTCGGCGGCGTACGTGAAGGTCAGGCCGGGCGCGGCGAGGTCGAGCGCGGTGCCGACGCCGAACCGGACCGTGCCGGTGGTGGTGGCGTCGTCGGCGGTCCGCCAGTCGAC from Myxococcales bacterium encodes the following:
- a CDS encoding sigma-54-dependent Fis family transcriptional regulator, whose amino-acid sequence is MAPGRILVVDDEVNARTALAELLSEEGFDVETAADAFKALGKVEAFAPDVVVTDLKMPGMDGIELVKRLRALEDPPVVVVMTAFGAVQSAVDAMRAGASEYLTKPINIDELLVSLTRVLEHQALRRETRQLRQRVRDRVAPANIIGDSPAMQRIFEVIDQAAPSRATILITGESGTGKELVANAIHDRSPRAAGPFVKLHCAALAESLLESELFGHERGAFTGAVARRDGRFQQAHGGTLFLDEIGEISPALQVKLLRFLQEHEFERVGGGQTIRVDVRIVAATNRDLTEEVARGRFREDLFYRLNVVSLHMPSLRERKTDIPTLAKFFLDRFAKENGKGVTELAPETLALLMSHDWPGNVRELENAIERAVVMVQGPRIEPRHLPANVRPGTPIQPGLPTIPGSTLAQLERYAILETLRATGGSTSKAAEMLGVSVRTIQYRLHEYNAAPRSEVEVANRKAGARPDDPPLIPGTPTSRE
- a CDS encoding tetratricopeptide repeat protein; amino-acid sequence: MIGGADAAAAARRERLAATRATRGVRPWPRAMVALALLCVADRDVDSARWHLREVLAIDPTSPAARQLMTRLGG
- a CDS encoding CotH kinase family protein; the protein is MRWTAIACVLTVACGAAPADSADAGPGPDAVPFDPSAELYDPAVVPRFELTLDPAAVAALETDPRTYARATLRYGAEVVTDIGVHIKGEWNFRPLSAKAAWKLKFDAFVPGQRFHGLARMTLNNALEDPSWVAERLTYDLYRGAALPAPRANAAWVTVNGAAYGLYINVETEDRHLLARWFADPSGNLYEETGAEFEPGNEDGFELETNEAVADKADLTRLFAAVAGASDATFQADVGAVLDLPAFLRYCAYEAAVWQWDGYCYTRFGPNNFRTYHEPTRDQFYLLPWGMDMSWKPHEPTLDIFDARGLVLERCLAIPGCRAAYRVELAAVADRLDTLDLPARVDAYAAQARALVALDPRKEIDDARFEETVATVRAVAAGRAADLRAQVGP
- a CDS encoding metallophosphoesterase family protein; the encoded protein is MRALTLVPLVSLTAATACVAGNPLPDRPYVDRLGGSIVPPGCPHTMVTRFGVEAPGLPGTVVGADPTIGQVHLGLVGDPRTSMVVDWRTADDATTTGTVRFGVGTALDLAAPGLTFTYAADFGNGAIVRMHEAHLCGLTADTVYSYQIEAAPGVTSPTYQFRTAPDPALTPDAEVTIGAVGDSRDGYDVWAQVVDQLIARAPDVIVFSGDAVTLGQQQREWDEFFIAAEPLFTRVPVVSVHGNHDINAPNYYAQLAMPGDEENYSFDYGHAHLVVVNDTPEQLADLTGKIPAFLTADLAAHASAPWLIVNHHRPVYSASTRHGSDTTLRDTWAPIFDQAQVDLVLNGHDHDYERTKPMRGNQVAASAADGTIYVVSGGAGAELYENGSDFWTQTSASLHSATVARVRAAQLAFEAFDQSGAAVDAFTIVRP
- the hemN gene encoding oxygen-independent coproporphyrinogen III oxidase, which codes for MVAPRYTSYPPATAFGPVNDRLALAELTRLGKVGAPLSLYVHVPFCRSLCWYCGCNVTVTRARDRGDSYVDTLATEMVRVAQALDAPTPVTEISLGGGSPNFLKPGAMSALASALERYFTIAPDARRSIELDPRATTPEQIDALAAAGWNTVSIGVQDFDAQVQEMIGRHQSVAETRALVERVRAAGVDDLNMDLIYGLPRQTEESLLTSIDAVVELGPDRIALFGYAHVPEMRPHQRLLERKGRLPDRYERAALVLAASARLRAAGYVALGLDHFAKPTSRLAQAAATGRMTRNFQGYAERLADAVIGLGASAISSTPRAHWQNHAEVGPWSEALAKGELPVHRGLALTHDDCIRGDAISTLMCTGELDLEAFGKRWDIDAEGYFADALTALADDADLATVDRAAHRVVATPLGQVLIRNVCARFDRYHQPGTRRGSVTV